The DNA window CTCGCTGCCGGCCGCCGCTTCAAAGACACGGTCGAGACGGCCCTGGAGAAGTTGTCGGCGCTCGGATACTGCGAGCCCGACGGCAGCCCCCTGGTCGCGGTGACCGCACTGACAAAGGGTTCGTCGGCGGTGTCGGCGGTCCAGCTCTTCAACGACATCGCTACCGGGTATGCCGCGGCAGACCCGACCACCAAGGCAAAGTCTAAAGCCCCGGCCGGCGTGATCGATGAGGCGTTCATCAATCGACTCAATGGCTTGGTGACGACGACACACGGCTGGACGGCCTCACTCCCGTCGGGGTGGACTGCAGCAGCCGGCCTTGCAGACACCTGGGTCAACCGCACTGTCTTCCTGCGCATGACGTCGCTGGCGTCGGCAGTGCCCGGCGTCTCCACCTGGACGCTCTCAAAGGCCAGCCCGGCGACCGGCGGCACCACATCGATCGGATTCCCAGCCGGTGTCGGCCGGGCCGGCGCGGACATTGCGTTCGGATGGATCAACACCAGTGGCGTCAGTATCGCGGGAACGACATTTTGGGAGCCGATCGGTGGCGCAACCCTGGAAACCGTGAAGCGCATCGGCGGGAAGAAGCTGGCGATCCCCGACCCCAGGGAGCTCGGCGTGACCTGGGCGTACCGCGCCGACTACGACGCGGTCGCCACCCAGGCGGCGATCACCGCGCTGCTGGACGGGGGCAATGTGAGGGTGGCGTACAATGACCCTCAGATCCTTACCGCGCTCAACGCCGTCAGCATCAACGGTGCGAAGGTCAAGCTGCTCCGTGCGGATCTGACACCTGCTGCGGGATACGACACGCAGGTGGGCGCGCGTGTGAAATAGCGTCCCGACTGGCGTCTGGCCAACTCGCTCAAATCTTCCCCGGCTCCCGCACGCCGCCGCCCGCCTGCTTCGTCCGCGACTCGCCCAAATCTTCGCGAATGGTCTGGGCGAACTTCTGTAGCTTCGCGACGACGTCGGGGTTCGCAGATGCGACGTTCTTCTCTTCGCCGATGTCTGCTTCCAGGTCGAACAACTCGTCGCCGATCTGCAGATTCGCGTACTTTCCCGGCTTGCCGCTTCCGCCGGGCGGAGCGGGTTTGGGGTACGCGTGGGCAAAGTGCAGCTTCCACTTGCCGCTGCGGATGGCGTGCAGTTCGCGACCCCAGTAGATCGCATAGAACTCGTGCGGCGATTTGGCTGTAGCGGGCTGTGTCATCAGTGGCCAGATGTCCAGGCCGTCGATCTTTTTGTCCGATCCGGCCGCGCCGATGAGCCTGGCCATCGTCGGCAGCACGTCGATGGTGGCGGCGACTTCCTTGCAGACCGAGCCGGGTGCGATCTTGCCGGGCCAGCGGGCCAGGAACGGCACGCGCACGCCGCCATCGAATGCCGTTGCCTTGCCTTCGCGCAGTGGCAGGGCCGAGCCGGCGTGGTCGCCGTAGAGCAGCCAGGGCCCGTTGTCGCTGCTGAACATGACGAGCGTCTTCTCGTCGATGCCGGCTTTCTTGATCGCCTCAAGCACCGAGCCGACGCTGTGGTCGATCTCGGCGATGACATCGGCGTGTAGCCCCTTGCCGGTCTTGCCTTCGAAAGCCTTGGAAACGCCCAGCGGCACGTGCGGCAACGGGTGGGGGATGTAGACGAAGAACGGTTTGTCCTTGCTGCGCTCGATGAACTTGACGGCCCGATCGGTGATCGCGCCGGTCAGTTCGCCGGGCTCGGGGTTGAGCTTCAGGACCTTGTCGTTCTCCATCAGCGGCAGGTCGGGCCAGGCCTTGGGGCTGGCCGGATGGCGCGGCCACATGTCGTGCGAGTAAGGCACGCCAAACCATTCATCGAAGCCATGATTGATGGGCAGGAACTTCGGCGCGTCGCCAAGGTGCCACTTGCCGTACATCGCGGTGGCGTAGCCCTTGCTCTTAAAGACTTCGGCGAGGGTGCGTTCGTCGGGGTTGATGCCGATCTTGCTCTTCGGCCCGAGTGC is part of the Humisphaera borealis genome and encodes:
- a CDS encoding sulfatase family protein; the encoded protein is MPALARLISLALLLLAPVASAAETPNVVLFYCDDMGYADIGPYGGKAPTPNIDRLAAEGVKFTDFYVAQAVCSASRAALITGCYNLRVGITGALGPKSKIGINPDERTLAEVFKSKGYATAMYGKWHLGDAPKFLPINHGFDEWFGVPYSHDMWPRHPASPKAWPDLPLMENDKVLKLNPEPGELTGAITDRAVKFIERSKDKPFFVYIPHPLPHVPLGVSKAFEGKTGKGLHADVIAEIDHSVGSVLEAIKKAGIDEKTLVMFSSDNGPWLLYGDHAGSALPLREGKATAFDGGVRVPFLARWPGKIAPGSVCKEVAATIDVLPTMARLIGAAGSDKKIDGLDIWPLMTQPATAKSPHEFYAIYWGRELHAIRSGKWKLHFAHAYPKPAPPGGSGKPGKYANLQIGDELFDLEADIGEEKNVASANPDVVAKLQKFAQTIREDLGESRTKQAGGGVREPGKI